The Nostoc sp. PCC 7524 nucleotide sequence ACGGTTCTCCTACTGCAAACCCTATGATTACCGAAGCCATCATTGTTGTTGTATAGAGGGAGTTGGCCGATAGTAAATCCTGTTCCTTCACCACCAAAGGAATTGCCGCCTGTTCTGCTGGTGCAAAAAACTGGGTTAATGTGGAGACTAAAAAAGTCACAGCTAAAATAATGGCAAAACCTACAGGTATCATCCCTATGGGTTGCCAATCATGAGTTAACCACAATAGAGCGGGAATGGCTAACACTAAAATGCCACGCCAAGCATTGGTGGCTACTAACACAGTCTTTTTTGACCACCGATCTACAAATACACCAGCTACCGAACCAAACAGCACGGCAGGAATAGTAAAAGCCATCATTAAAGCTGATACCCAACCACTGATACTTTGATTACTGCCCTGAAACTGAGTATTAATCAAGGCAATCATCAGTACCAAATAGACTTTATCTGCCAATTGGCAAAAAACTTGACCACCCCAAAGCGCCAAAAAATTAGGGTTACTAAATACAGGTGCAAACCCCTGCTTTTGCGTAGTACCTGATGCTGCTTCCCCACCAGAACCAGAATCATCTAATAATGATGTAGATTCTTGGCAGGGAGTAGAAGTTACTGGTATACCTTTGGCGTTGTCTTCACTTCTGGTATCACTATGAGTTAATTGCTCTGGGAATTTTGTTGCTGATGGTTCTGGCACATCAGTTTTTGGTATTTCCGATGTCCAACTTTTCCCATTTGGAGAAATATTTGGTGCAGACTTGTCTTCACTATCAATGTGACTAGGAATAGACTGAGGAACAGCACTCAAATAATTTGATGTAGTAGGATCTGATGCCCTATTCGGTTTTCTGGGATGAGTGGGTGACAACGGCAGAATTTTTGTATCCAAATCAGACGGTTGTATCATGGTTGGCAGCAAAATAAGAATCGATTAAAGTAGCAGAGCGAATAGGGCGACCTAAATGATACTGAGCATACTGGCGCAAAATCTGCTCCACAGATAACCAGCTTTGATAGCTGGTGTTATTAATTTGCATTATCTCTGGTTGTGACATCTGTTGGAGCATGGCAAGTTCTTGAGCATTCAAACGCACAGAAATGACAGGAAGTTCTTGCCGATGTACAACTGTTTGGTAGTCAGGTTTTGGGGACTGGGGACTGGGGATTGGGGACTGGGGATTTGGGACTGGGGACTGGGGACTGGGGACTGGGGATTGGTTAACAGTTCTTCTCCCCTGCTCTC carries:
- a CDS encoding MFS transporter; its protein translation is MIQPSDLDTKILPLSPTHPRKPNRASDPTTSNYLSAVPQSIPSHIDSEDKSAPNISPNGKSWTSEIPKTDVPEPSATKFPEQLTHSDTRSEDNAKGIPVTSTPCQESTSLLDDSGSGGEAASGTTQKQGFAPVFSNPNFLALWGGQVFCQLADKVYLVLMIALINTQFQGSNQSISGWVSALMMAFTIPAVLFGSVAGVFVDRWSKKTVLVATNAWRGILVLAIPALLWLTHDWQPIGMIPVGFAIILAVTFLVSTLTQFFAPAEQAAIPLVVKEQDLLSANSLYTTTMMASVIIGFAVGEPLLALADTIWAQLGGSNGLGKEILVGGSYAIASIILLLLVTNEKTHAPETEFPHVFSDLRDGLSYLKDNSHVRNALLQLMILFSVFAALTVLAVRMAEIIPNLKASQFGFLLAAGGVGIAAGATILGQFGQRFSYTQLSLCGCLGMAASLMGLSLFTTQLWLVLLFVTLLGVFGSLVGIPMQTTIQTQTLPEMRGKVFGLQNNVINIALSLPLALAGVAETFVGLKAVFMGLAAIVFSGGIFSWYNSRD